The proteins below come from a single Candidatus Neomarinimicrobiota bacterium genomic window:
- the kdsB gene encoding 3-deoxy-manno-octulosonate cytidylyltransferase: MTVIGIIPARYASTRFPGKVLAPIHDYPMVHQVYRRALECATLDEVIIATDSPLVAETCINLGDRVVLTGSQHVSGTDRVAEVAQDLDAELIVNIQGDEPQLEAGVVDQLVAHMQANPHLAMGTVGSTILTPDDLVNPNVVKVIGKNSLAVGFYRNLPAVPPAGDQLRHVGLYAYRRGFLLQLSAQPPSLREREQRLEQLRALDMGTLIGLVAVDYSAVAVDTPEDLERVVAAWHE, translated from the coding sequence ATGACGGTTATTGGCATCATCCCCGCCCGATACGCTTCAACCCGGTTTCCTGGCAAAGTCCTCGCCCCCATCCACGATTATCCCATGGTGCACCAGGTATATCGCCGAGCCTTGGAGTGCGCCACCCTAGATGAAGTGATCATCGCCACCGATTCCCCCCTGGTGGCGGAGACCTGCATCAATCTGGGTGACAGGGTAGTGCTGACCGGGTCCCAGCATGTCAGCGGCACTGATCGAGTGGCCGAAGTGGCCCAGGACCTGGACGCGGAACTGATCGTCAACATTCAGGGGGATGAACCCCAGCTGGAAGCCGGCGTGGTAGATCAGCTGGTGGCCCACATGCAGGCTAATCCCCACCTGGCGATGGGCACCGTGGGATCGACAATCCTGACTCCCGATGACCTTGTGAATCCGAACGTTGTGAAGGTGATCGGGAAGAACAGCCTGGCAGTAGGTTTTTACCGGAATTTGCCCGCCGTGCCCCCGGCGGGTGATCAATTGCGGCACGTGGGTCTATATGCCTATCGCCGGGGCTTTCTGCTTCAACTTAGCGCCCAGCCGCCCAGTCTCCGGGAGCGGGAGCAGCGCCTGGAGCAGTTGCGGGCTCTGGATATGGGTACCTTGATCGGGCTGGTTGCCGTGGACTATTCGGCTGTGGCGGTGGACACCCCCGAGGACCTTGAACGTGTTGTAGCCGCCTGGCATGAGTAA
- the gatC gene encoding Asp-tRNA(Asn)/Glu-tRNA(Gln) amidotransferase subunit GatC, with translation MSTKQTVSREELLKIARLAKLRLDEDKCDVYTQQINAILEHVQKLETLDLAAVEPLSHVLDLVNVSREDEPVESLPRDKVLSNAPLTEAGPPEKRATDGEFFVVPQVIKTDQ, from the coding sequence ATGTCCACCAAGCAGACCGTTTCGAGGGAGGAGCTCTTAAAGATCGCACGCCTGGCCAAGCTGCGCCTGGATGAAGATAAGTGCGATGTATATACCCAGCAGATTAACGCCATTCTGGAGCACGTGCAGAAGCTGGAGACTCTGGACCTGGCAGCTGTGGAGCCGCTGTCCCATGTACTCGATCTGGTGAATGTGTCCCGCGAAGACGAGCCTGTAGAATCGCTGCCCCGGGACAAGGTGCTGTCCAACGCACCGCTGACAGAAGCCGGTCCTCCCGAGAAACGGGCCACCGATGGCGAGTTCTTCGTGGTCCCCCAGGTCATCAAGACCGATCAATGA